TAATTGCAATAATTTATTTTTCATTTTTAAACCTTTCGTATAAATCTGGTCGATTAATTTTAGTTTTTTCTATTTGCTTTTGTTTTCTTCATTTTTCTATTTCTTTATGATTTCCATTTAAAAGAATCTCTGGCACTTCAAAGCCTTCAAAAACTCTTGGTCTAGTGTATTGAGGATAATCTAGCAAGTTATTTTCAAAAGATTCATTTTCATAAGATTCTTTTTTAATTACATCTTCTCAAAGTCTAATTATTGAATCTGCCATCACCATTGATGGAAGCTCTCCGCCAGTTAAAATATAATCACCAATTGAAAGCTCTATGTCAATATAATTAAGAATTCTCTCATCAAAACCTTCATATCTTCCTGAGACAAAAGTTATTTCAGAGTGATTTTTAACTATTTCTTTTGCAATTTCTTGATTAAATAATTTTCCTTGTGGAGAAACTAAAATTTTTAGTCCCTTTAGAGTTTTTAAAGCTTTGGCTATAGGTTGGACTTGTAAAAGCATTCCTTGCCCTCCGCCATAGACACTATCATCGACCTTTTTGTGTTTATTTTCTGAAAATTCTCTAAAGTCAATAACATTTATGGAAATTTTTTTTCTTTCAATTGCTTTACCAATAATTGATTCTTTTAAAAAGCAATCGAAGTATTTAGGAAATATTGTTAGAAAATTGATTTTAAGCATTAGTTTTTGTTATTTTTTAAACTTGTAAATTCTTCTCAAACTTTTTCACGAGTTAGTAATCTTTTTACAGTATCAGAAGGTTTTACACCTTGATTTAATCAAGAAATGATTGCTTCTTTTTTAAGATTAAGAGATTTTGAATGAGGGTTGTAGTTTCCAACTTCTTCAATGAATCTACCATCACGAGGTGCTCTTGAGTCAGCTACTACAATTTTGTAGATAACATTAAATTTTTTACCTACTCTTTTTAGTCTAATTTTTACCATTGTTCTCCTTTGATTTGATAAATAAATAGTTTTAATATATCAATAATTGATATTAAATAATTTTTAACAATGTGACTATAATAACACATTTTATAAAGGTCAAGTAAAAATACTTAACTCTTTTTTTAATAATTTTTATTTTAAATTTCTTGTGTTAAAATGCTCATATGTCAAAAATAGTAGTAAATATTGAAATACAAAAAGATTCAAATATTAAATATGAATATGATCGTAAAAGGGGCAAAATTGTAGTAGATAGAATTTTAAGAGGTGATTTTAGATACCCAGCTAACTACGGTTATTTAGAAGATGCCCTTGATTGAGATGGAGATGAACTTGATGTTTTGGTGTATTCTCAAGAAAAATTCTTACCAGGAACTTCACTAAATGCAAGAATAGTTGGAGCTATGAAGATGATTGATGATGGAGAAACTGATACTAAATTAATAGCAGTCCATGATGATGACTATCGCTTAGAAAATATTAAAGCTCTTGAAGATCTTGATTCAAAATGACTAGAGGAAATTAAGTACTTTTTTTCAAATTATAAAAATTGAAAAAGGCCCGGAATTACTAAAGTAAGTGGCTTTGAAAATACCTCTTGAGCTTTGAAAGAATATCAAGAATGTAAAGATCTAATGAGAGAATATGGACATCTTCCAAAAAAAGAATTCATTTCCAAAATGATGAAAATGCACCCTGAAAAATACGAAATTTAATTATAAAAGTGAAAAAATGGAAAACTTTTTTTTGTTCCATTTTTTCTTTTTGTGTTAAATTATCTAAACATGAATAAGTTAGTAATAGTAGAATCGCCTAATAAAATTAAGGCAATTTCAAAATATTTAGGTAAAGATTATGTGGTCAAAGCTTCTGTTGGCCACATTGCTTATCTTCCTGCCTCTGGAGCCTATGGTTTAGGTATTGACCTTGAAAATTGGCAGCCTCTTATGAAAATGGATCCTGAAAAAAGAGCCATCTGTAAAGAATTAAAAGAAGCAGCTGACAAATCAGAGCTAGTTTACATAGCAACTGACCCCGATCGTGAGGGTGAGTCTATTGGTCAAAATTTAGTAGATATTTTAAAATTAAAAAATTATAAAAGAATTGTCTACAATGAAATTACCGAACAAGCTATTAAAAATGCTATTAATAATCCTAAAATGCTTGATGAAAATTTAATAACAGCTCAAAAAACTAGAAGAATGTTAGATCGAATCATCGGTTTTAGACTTTCAAAATTGATGAAACACAAATTTTCAAATATTCCAAGTGCCCCTAGTGCTGGAAGAGTTCAGTCTATTGCTTTAAAACTAGTAATAGAAAGAGAAAAACTAGTTGAAAATTTTGTAGCACAAAAATACTTTAATATCATTGCAAATTTAGACCAAGACTATCAAGCGCTTTTATATCTTGAAGAAAATCAAGGAGATAAAAATTGAATCAATGAAGATCAAGTTGATAAAATTTATAATTCTCTAAGTGGAAAATTAACTATCAAAAAAATTAAACACTCTACTAGAAAAGATTCCAAAGCCACTCCTTTTAAACAAGCTGTTTTATATAAAAGATCTTCTTTGACATCAACTCAAGTTCAAAGTGCTTCTCAAAAACTTTTTGAAGGTTTTGGAGATGATGGATTAATTACCTATCCAAGAACTGACTCAACTAGGCTAAGTCAATATTTTATTGAAAATGCTCATAAATACATTGAAAAAACTTATGGCCTTGAATATGTTTCAAAAGAAATTAAAGGCTTTGCAGGAGATCAAGATGCCCATGAGGCTATTAGACCTACTAATTTAGAACTTACTCCCGAAAAAGCTAGATCTAAATACAATTTAAAAAGAGAAGAATACGAAACTTATAAACTAATTTATAACAACACTCTTCAAGCTATTATGTCAGTTCCTATTAGAGAAATAACTTCATATACTTTAGAAGACAATGGCAACATTTTTAAATTTTATGAATCAAAAATTCTTTTTGATGGTTATTTTAAAGCCATTGGTTTTCCTGAAATTAAAGCTCCTTATTCGCAAAATAAAAAATTGCAAGAAGATGACATTATTGAAGTTCAAGAATATATAAAACAAGAAAAAACAACCAAACCTCCAGCTCGTTATAATGATGGAAGTTTAATTGAAGCTCTTGATAACATCAAAGTTGGTCGACCTTCAACTTTTGCAACAACTGTTAATATCTTGAAAAAAAGAGGTTATGTTGATCAAATTGAAAGAGAGCTTATTCCTACAAACTTTGGAAAAGAAGTCAATGAAAAATTAATTACTGGTTTTCCAACAATAATTAATGAAGACTATACAGCTAGTGTTGAAAAAAACTTAGATGAAATAGCTGAAGGAAAAAGTGATCACAAAATTTTGATGAGTGAGTTTTGAAATCTTTTTGAAAAAAATATTGATGATGCTTATAAAACCATGGAAAAAACAATTTTAATTCCTTCTTTTGTAGGCGAAAACTGTCCTCTAGATAATCAACCTCTAGTTTATCGAAAAAACAACTATGGTAAGGGAAGATATATAGCTTGTTCTGCTTATCCAAAGTGTAGTTTTACAAGAAGTGAGCAAAAATTTAATTTCTTTAAAAAAACTTTCTTAAAAGATAGATTAAATGAAGAGCAAAAATAGTTTGCTAATAAATCAAAAAAATATCTAAAAATCAACCTTTAATATAGGTTGATTTTTTATTCAAAAATTTTTGGTTTATATTTTTTCTTAATTTCTTCAAGATATGAATGATCATTTTTATCCTCTGGATGAAGATAAAGATTTTTTAAAAAATGAACTCCTCATCCAGAATTAAAGCGTGATTCTACTAGGGCAAATTTGGCTTTTTCATAAATTCTAGGATAGACAAGTTGAACTCTTTTAGGTTCAAAGTTATACTTTCTTAAAAGATAAAATAAATCAAC
The sequence above is a segment of the Mycoplasmopsis pulmonis genome. Coding sequences within it:
- the trmD gene encoding tRNA (guanosine(37)-N1)-methyltransferase TrmD; translation: MLKINFLTIFPKYFDCFLKESIIGKAIERKKISINVIDFREFSENKHKKVDDSVYGGGQGMLLQVQPIAKALKTLKGLKILVSPQGKLFNQEIAKEIVKNHSEITFVSGRYEGFDERILNYIDIELSIGDYILTGGELPSMVMADSIIRLWEDVIKKESYENESFENNLLDYPQYTRPRVFEGFEVPEILLNGNHKEIEKWRKQKQIEKTKINRPDLYERFKNEK
- the rpsP gene encoding 30S ribosomal protein S16; its protein translation is MVKIRLKRVGKKFNVIYKIVVADSRAPRDGRFIEEVGNYNPHSKSLNLKKEAIISWLNQGVKPSDTVKRLLTREKVWEEFTSLKNNKN
- a CDS encoding inorganic diphosphatase; translation: MSKIVVNIEIQKDSNIKYEYDRKRGKIVVDRILRGDFRYPANYGYLEDALDWDGDELDVLVYSQEKFLPGTSLNARIVGAMKMIDDGETDTKLIAVHDDDYRLENIKALEDLDSKWLEEIKYFFSNYKNWKRPGITKVSGFENTSWALKEYQECKDLMREYGHLPKKEFISKMMKMHPEKYEI
- the topA gene encoding type I DNA topoisomerase, translating into MNKLVIVESPNKIKAISKYLGKDYVVKASVGHIAYLPASGAYGLGIDLENWQPLMKMDPEKRAICKELKEAADKSELVYIATDPDREGESIGQNLVDILKLKNYKRIVYNEITEQAIKNAINNPKMLDENLITAQKTRRMLDRIIGFRLSKLMKHKFSNIPSAPSAGRVQSIALKLVIEREKLVENFVAQKYFNIIANLDQDYQALLYLEENQGDKNWINEDQVDKIYNSLSGKLTIKKIKHSTRKDSKATPFKQAVLYKRSSLTSTQVQSASQKLFEGFGDDGLITYPRTDSTRLSQYFIENAHKYIEKTYGLEYVSKEIKGFAGDQDAHEAIRPTNLELTPEKARSKYNLKREEYETYKLIYNNTLQAIMSVPIREITSYTLEDNGNIFKFYESKILFDGYFKAIGFPEIKAPYSQNKKLQEDDIIEVQEYIKQEKTTKPPARYNDGSLIEALDNIKVGRPSTFATTVNILKKRGYVDQIERELIPTNFGKEVNEKLITGFPTIINEDYTASVEKNLDEIAEGKSDHKILMSEFWNLFEKNIDDAYKTMEKTILIPSFVGENCPLDNQPLVYRKNNYGKGRYIACSAYPKCSFTRSEQKFNFFKKTFLKDRLNEEQK